The Prochlorococcus sp. MIT 0603 genome includes a region encoding these proteins:
- the cbiB gene encoding adenosylcobinamide-phosphate synthase CbiB — MITNITLLLGAVLIDLLIGDPRFIPHPVEIIGCLISFLRKKVEFFAGGNTFYLRVGGALITFLVTGLSTLCCWFLEQLFFLNSSLMPRQIIFLILILALASSLASKSLFISAFNIINALNESDSIDHIQRARKKLTHIVGRDVENLDRQEILRATAESISENAIDGIFAPLFWMMIGMLLWKLSPVFPGPLSMVWFFKSSSTIDSMIGYKEGNLLWLGQAGARLDDTLTFLPCRLVLITLPFISHSFSKAQSLIKMAWIDGSKDLSPNSGISEAIFAHCAGIRMGGMNTYKGKNVFKPLLAKNAPKANIKSIKKVINLSLKLQIVWVSVFSTLYLVLA, encoded by the coding sequence CTGATTACTAACATCACGCTACTTCTTGGAGCAGTCTTAATAGATCTACTGATTGGGGATCCAAGGTTTATCCCTCATCCAGTAGAGATAATTGGATGCCTAATAAGTTTTCTCAGGAAAAAGGTTGAATTCTTTGCTGGTGGAAACACCTTTTACTTAAGAGTTGGGGGAGCGCTAATAACATTTTTAGTTACTGGACTAAGTACTCTTTGTTGTTGGTTTTTAGAACAATTATTTTTCTTGAACTCTTCCCTTATGCCAAGGCAAATAATCTTTTTGATTTTAATTTTAGCATTGGCAAGTTCTTTAGCATCAAAAAGTCTTTTTATTAGTGCTTTCAATATAATTAATGCATTAAATGAATCTGACTCTATAGATCATATACAAAGAGCTCGAAAAAAATTAACTCATATTGTTGGTAGAGATGTTGAGAATCTAGACAGACAAGAAATATTAAGGGCTACTGCAGAGTCTATTAGTGAAAATGCAATAGATGGAATTTTTGCGCCTTTGTTTTGGATGATGATAGGAATGCTTTTATGGAAACTCTCACCTGTATTTCCTGGGCCTTTATCGATGGTCTGGTTTTTTAAGTCCAGTAGCACTATTGACTCAATGATTGGATATAAGGAAGGGAACCTTTTGTGGCTAGGTCAAGCAGGAGCAAGATTAGATGATACCCTTACCTTTTTGCCCTGTAGATTAGTGTTAATTACACTTCCTTTTATTAGCCATAGTTTCTCTAAAGCACAATCTTTAATCAAAATGGCATGGATTGATGGTAGTAAGGACTTGTCTCCAAACTCTGGCATTTCAGAAGCAATATTTGCTCATTGCGCTGGTATTAGAATGGGTGGGATGAATACATATAAAGGTAAGAATGTTTTTAAGCCACTTCTGGCAAAAAATGCACCTAAAGCAAATATTAAAAGTATAAAAAAAGTTATAAACTTAAGTCTTAAACTTCAGATTGTATGGGTTTCTGTTTTTAGTACCCTATATTTAGTATTAGCATAA
- a CDS encoding sugar transferase, whose amino-acid sequence MSINSFVKKNKTDFYEDSSEKSPFSPDELSTDELLKKQSAYDRTLKRTGDIIFSLFVLICGAPFFLLIGLLVKLSSPGPIFYLQKRLGRNYRYFGCIKFRTMHSEAESLLENLLDRDPSLKAEFEKDFKLRNDPRITPIGRFLRLSSLDELPQFLNVLKGHMSIVGPRPIVKDEVKRYGAYMKEVASVRPGITGLWQVSGRNNLTYRRRVMLDILYVRKRSFIIDLKIFFRTFGVLLFPRDRGAY is encoded by the coding sequence ATGAGTATCAATTCGTTTGTTAAAAAGAATAAAACGGATTTTTATGAAGACTCTTCTGAAAAATCACCTTTTTCCCCAGATGAGCTTTCTACAGATGAATTGCTTAAAAAGCAAAGTGCATATGATAGAACATTAAAAAGAACTGGCGACATCATATTCTCTTTATTTGTGCTTATTTGTGGAGCACCTTTCTTTCTTCTAATAGGTTTATTAGTAAAGCTTAGTTCACCTGGTCCAATCTTTTACTTGCAGAAAAGATTGGGTAGAAATTATCGTTATTTTGGATGTATTAAGTTTAGGACTATGCATTCGGAAGCCGAGAGTTTACTTGAAAATCTTCTAGATAGAGACCCTTCACTAAAGGCTGAGTTTGAAAAAGATTTCAAGCTTCGCAATGATCCCAGGATTACGCCTATAGGCAGGTTCTTAAGATTATCCAGCTTAGACGAACTCCCACAATTCCTAAATGTTCTTAAAGGCCATATGAGCATTGTTGGACCAAGGCCAATAGTAAAGGATGAGGTAAAGCGTTACGGTGCTTATATGAAAGAAGTTGCTTCAGTCAGGCCTGGTATAACAGGACTTTGGCAGGTTAGTGGCAGGAACAATTTAACTTACAGAAGAAGAGTCATGCTTGACATTTTATATGTCAGGAAGAGAAGCTTCATTATAGATTTAAAAATATTCTTTAGAACATTTGGGGTCCTTCTATTCCCTAGAGATAGAGGTGCTTATTAA
- the panB gene encoding 3-methyl-2-oxobutanoate hydroxymethyltransferase has protein sequence MLPKELSRFKDLGRQITVLTAWDSLSSAIVEAAGADVVLVGDSLAMFIHGHSSTLPVTLEQMLHHTQAVGRGFSNPKNKHPLVICDLPFLSYQCGEDKAVEAAGNLIKHSCAAGVKVEGAEPEVLKVIERLIRMGIPVMGHLGLTPQSVNNLGYQRQAEDSLGQEKLINQASEIQRVGCFALVLEHVPSKVAGKLTKTLKIPVIGIGAGAECDGQVRVTADLLGLTDKQPPFAKPLIEARKLFIDTLQDWVLQQNEN, from the coding sequence ATGCTTCCTAAGGAATTAAGTCGTTTTAAAGATCTCGGAAGACAAATTACTGTGCTTACTGCATGGGATAGTCTTTCTTCAGCAATTGTTGAAGCTGCAGGAGCGGATGTCGTTCTTGTAGGAGACTCACTAGCAATGTTTATTCATGGTCATAGCAGCACATTGCCAGTTACCCTTGAGCAAATGCTTCATCACACTCAAGCAGTAGGCAGAGGGTTTTCTAATCCCAAGAATAAACACCCTCTTGTTATTTGCGATTTGCCTTTTCTGAGTTATCAATGTGGGGAAGACAAGGCTGTAGAAGCAGCTGGTAACTTAATCAAACATTCTTGTGCCGCTGGGGTAAAAGTTGAAGGTGCTGAACCTGAAGTCTTAAAAGTTATTGAAAGACTGATTCGGATGGGCATTCCAGTAATGGGTCATCTTGGCCTAACTCCACAATCAGTTAATAATCTTGGATATCAACGTCAAGCAGAGGACTCATTAGGACAAGAAAAATTGATCAATCAGGCTTCCGAAATTCAAAGGGTTGGATGTTTTGCATTGGTTTTGGAACATGTTCCATCAAAAGTGGCAGGTAAGTTAACTAAAACTTTGAAGATACCTGTAATAGGGATTGGTGCCGGAGCGGAATGTGATGGACAAGTTAGAGTTACTGCCGATTTACTAGGTCTTACAGATAAACAACCACCTTTTGCTAAGCCTTTAATAGAAGCAAGAAAGTTATTTATTGATACCCTTCAAGATTGGGTGCTTCAGCAGAATGAGAATTAG
- a CDS encoding ATP-dependent Clp protease proteolytic subunit: protein MTVSAPYYGESAVMRTPPPDLPSLLLKERIVYLGLPLFSDDDAKRQLGMDVTELIIAQLLFLEFDNPEKPIYFYINSTGTSWHTGDAIGFETEAFAICDTISYIKPPIHTICIGQAMGTAAVILSAGSKGQRAALPHASIVLHQPRSGASGQATDIQIRAKEVLHNKKEMLGILASNTGKSIEQLDKDSQRPNYLNPQEAVEYGLIDKVLTSRKDLPDSPATI, encoded by the coding sequence ATGACGGTTTCTGCTCCTTATTACGGTGAATCAGCCGTAATGCGTACCCCACCTCCAGATTTGCCATCACTACTACTTAAAGAGAGGATTGTTTATCTTGGCCTCCCTTTGTTTTCAGATGATGATGCTAAAAGGCAACTTGGGATGGATGTTACTGAGTTAATTATTGCTCAACTGTTATTCCTTGAATTTGACAACCCTGAAAAGCCTATTTATTTCTACATAAATTCTACAGGGACCAGTTGGCATACTGGAGATGCAATTGGTTTTGAGACAGAGGCATTTGCTATCTGCGACACAATTAGCTATATCAAGCCCCCTATTCATACGATTTGCATTGGTCAAGCTATGGGAACAGCGGCAGTGATTCTTTCGGCTGGCTCTAAAGGTCAAAGAGCTGCATTGCCTCATGCATCAATAGTTCTTCACCAACCAAGAAGTGGTGCAAGTGGCCAGGCAACTGATATTCAAATTCGTGCTAAGGAAGTTTTGCATAACAAAAAGGAAATGCTTGGAATCCTTGCTAGTAATACTGGAAAAAGTATCGAGCAATTAGATAAGGATTCACAACGACCAAATTATCTCAACCCTCAAGAAGCAGTTGAATATGGCCTTATAGACAAAGTCTTAACTAGCAGAAAGGACTTACCAGATTCCCCTGCAACAATTTAA
- a CDS encoding membrane protein yields the protein MQRKDWFGILYVSLVVIAWGTIGSLIDYPLLQKGLYDAGSLGQYLTFIISGIGSSVIAILIFKPVSKKFGGDSD from the coding sequence ATGCAAAGAAAAGACTGGTTTGGTATTTTATATGTCTCCTTAGTAGTAATTGCATGGGGAACCATTGGGTCTCTAATTGATTATCCTTTGCTACAAAAAGGCCTTTATGATGCAGGTTCATTAGGTCAGTACTTGACTTTTATCATTTCAGGAATTGGTTCATCTGTTATAGCAATACTTATTTTCAAGCCAGTTTCAAAAAAGTTTGGAGGAGATTCGGATTAA
- the hemW gene encoding radical SAM family heme chaperone HemW yields the protein MNYSQSAYLHIPFCHRRCFYCNFAVVPLGDRADGETGPGSSSIKGYLNLLYRDISLAPKTGALSTVYIGGGTPSLLSAAQIADLLDHLRFHFGIQYGAEITLEIDPASFDKISLEGYIAAGINRVSLGAQSFDNNVLYELGRRHTFDQLIDSCNWINESFKEGRLFSWNLDLIQNLPNQNLASWSEQLVKAIDIYPPHLSIYDLSIEEGTVFAWKMNKGDLCLPNDEIASDISKITSMKLKEAGYSRYEISNFALPGHASRHNRVYWSGANWWGFGQGATSCPWGERLSKPRTRNAYKKWLEIEESKVHKSSFKTIYKHKNIPLDDLLIVGLRRREGIDLYELLERFEYNNSQINFNISKLKQRWQYGLNMGWIKQRGFRFHLTDPDGMQLSNQFLVDMLLWLDSLTNSHSAEAPNLEGYQ from the coding sequence GTGAATTATTCCCAAAGCGCTTATTTGCATATTCCCTTTTGTCATAGACGATGCTTCTATTGTAATTTTGCTGTTGTCCCTTTAGGCGATAGGGCTGATGGGGAAACTGGTCCAGGCAGTTCTTCTATTAAGGGATATTTAAATCTTCTATACAGGGATATTTCTTTAGCCCCAAAAACAGGAGCATTGTCAACTGTTTATATAGGGGGAGGAACTCCTTCACTATTAAGTGCTGCTCAAATAGCTGATTTGTTAGATCATTTACGCTTTCATTTTGGGATCCAATATGGTGCTGAAATTACACTTGAAATAGATCCTGCTAGCTTTGATAAGATTTCCCTAGAAGGCTATATAGCAGCAGGGATCAATCGCGTAAGTTTAGGCGCACAAAGTTTTGACAATAATGTTCTTTATGAATTAGGTAGAAGGCATACATTCGATCAATTAATTGACTCATGTAATTGGATTAATGAGAGTTTCAAGGAAGGAAGACTATTTAGCTGGAATTTAGATCTTATTCAAAATCTACCCAACCAAAATCTTGCCTCATGGAGTGAGCAACTTGTAAAAGCTATTGATATTTATCCTCCTCACTTATCTATATATGATCTTTCTATTGAGGAAGGAACAGTTTTTGCCTGGAAAATGAATAAAGGGGATTTGTGTTTACCTAATGATGAAATTGCTTCAGATATAAGCAAAATAACCAGCATGAAACTTAAAGAAGCGGGATACTCTCGTTATGAAATCTCAAACTTTGCATTGCCAGGCCATGCATCTCGTCATAATCGAGTGTATTGGAGTGGCGCTAATTGGTGGGGTTTTGGACAAGGTGCTACATCTTGTCCATGGGGAGAAAGGTTATCTAAACCAAGAACTAGAAATGCCTATAAAAAATGGTTAGAGATTGAAGAGTCAAAAGTTCATAAAAGCTCATTCAAAACAATTTATAAGCACAAAAACATCCCTTTAGATGACTTGTTAATTGTTGGTTTACGTCGAAGAGAAGGAATAGATTTGTACGAATTATTAGAAAGATTTGAATATAATAATTCTCAAATAAACTTCAATATAAGTAAATTGAAGCAAAGATGGCAATATGGCTTGAACATGGGTTGGATTAAGCAACGTGGATTCAGATTTCACCTAACTGATCCTGATGGTATGCAACTTAGCAATCAGTTCCTTGTCGATATGTTGTTGTGGTTGGACTCTTTAACTAATTCTCATTCTGCTGAAGCACCCAATCTTGAAGGGTATCAATAA
- a CDS encoding PIN/TRAM domain-containing protein has product MVEILILILFFITGFASGWIGSDLFPPIILEKFPAIHESKIIAGSLTGLLTFLVGIFFQQLRRKLTQQNKTTPTDLLVSRSVGLILGLLIANLVLAPILLLPLPKEIFLLKPIIAVLSNIFFGLLGYNLAEIHGRTFLRLLNPNSTEALLVAEGLLTPASAKIVDTSVIIDGRIKALLSFGLIEGKIIVAQTVIDELQQLADSSNAEKRSKGRRGLKILTELRESFKKRLVINSTKYEGGGTDDKLLKLTEDIDGVLITADYNLAQVAQVKELSFLNLSELVIALRPEVQPGEKLSLKIVREGKENSQGVGYLDDGTMVVVESAKKFLGQRLDVIVTGALQTTTGRMVFGKLEKNPPTNKSDKTKASSG; this is encoded by the coding sequence ATGGTGGAGATCCTCATACTGATTTTATTTTTTATTACTGGATTTGCTAGTGGTTGGATTGGGTCAGACTTGTTCCCTCCAATCATATTAGAGAAATTCCCAGCCATTCATGAATCAAAAATAATAGCAGGATCCTTAACTGGTCTTCTGACTTTTTTAGTAGGAATTTTTTTTCAACAACTAAGAAGAAAACTCACTCAACAAAACAAGACGACGCCAACAGATTTGTTAGTGAGCAGATCGGTTGGCTTAATCCTGGGACTGTTAATAGCAAATTTAGTTTTAGCCCCAATACTTCTTCTCCCCTTGCCCAAAGAAATATTTCTTTTGAAACCTATAATTGCTGTACTTAGTAATATTTTCTTTGGACTACTTGGCTATAACCTTGCGGAAATTCATGGAAGAACATTCCTTCGATTATTAAATCCAAATAGTACAGAAGCGCTTCTTGTTGCAGAAGGACTGTTGACCCCTGCAAGTGCAAAAATTGTTGACACGAGTGTAATTATTGATGGAAGAATAAAAGCTCTTTTGAGTTTTGGCTTGATTGAAGGGAAAATTATAGTTGCACAAACAGTTATAGATGAACTCCAACAATTAGCTGATTCAAGTAATGCTGAGAAAAGGTCAAAAGGAAGAAGAGGACTGAAAATACTTACAGAGCTAAGAGAAAGTTTTAAAAAAAGACTCGTAATTAATAGCACAAAGTATGAAGGTGGAGGAACAGACGATAAACTTTTAAAATTAACTGAAGATATAGATGGAGTTTTGATTACTGCTGATTACAATTTGGCGCAAGTAGCTCAGGTTAAAGAATTAAGTTTTTTAAATCTCAGTGAATTAGTAATAGCACTTCGTCCAGAAGTTCAACCAGGTGAGAAATTATCTTTAAAAATAGTTCGGGAAGGTAAAGAAAACAGTCAAGGAGTTGGATATTTGGATGATGGAACTATGGTGGTAGTTGAAAGTGCAAAAAAATTCTTAGGTCAGAGATTAGATGTAATTGTCACAGGAGCATTACAGACTACGACTGGAAGAATGGTCTTTGGCAAACTTGAGAAAAATCCTCCTACCAACAAATCCGACAAAACGAAAGCTTCTTCTGGCTAG
- a CDS encoding glycosyltransferase, translated as MNDLPKKIALVHEWFTPKSCGGAEQVVRSIDKIISSSLGVTPDLFSLVDGESSRKESWLYKRFIRTSLIQSLPFATKNVQKYLPLLPYAIEQLDLSSYPLVVSSNHLVAKGVLTSPDQFHLSYIHTPVRYAWDQMNVYLQRSILSKAGLEPIIRWQLHKLRQWDQLSGARVDYLLANSRFTARRIEKYWRRESTVVHPPVEVDRFRFDEDRADYYLCLCRLVPNKKVDLVIRAFNVLGLPLIVVGDGPERAHLNRIAGRNIKLLGYQPKESVEKLMQKCRAYVYAGVEDFGIAPVEAMAAGAPIIALGKGGLLDTVKCASKGIQSATGVLFRDQTVSSLIDAVTWFEDKKIWAKMSPEFINSWAKTFSPQNFYNRFEFVLKQSWEDHLKKCSIASAYNDYPKD; from the coding sequence ATGAATGATTTGCCGAAGAAAATTGCTTTAGTGCATGAATGGTTTACCCCTAAGTCTTGTGGAGGTGCTGAGCAAGTAGTTCGTTCAATAGATAAAATCATTTCTTCTTCTTTAGGTGTTACCCCTGACTTATTTTCACTAGTTGATGGTGAAAGCTCTAGGAAGGAAAGTTGGTTATATAAACGATTTATACGAACAAGCCTGATTCAAAGTTTGCCATTTGCTACCAAAAATGTTCAAAAATACTTACCCCTTTTGCCATATGCAATTGAACAATTGGATTTATCTTCTTATCCGTTAGTTGTTAGTAGTAACCACCTTGTTGCCAAAGGTGTTCTAACTTCTCCAGATCAGTTTCACCTAAGTTATATCCATACTCCAGTGAGATACGCATGGGACCAAATGAATGTTTATTTGCAAAGATCTATTTTAAGCAAAGCAGGGCTTGAACCTATTATTCGTTGGCAATTGCACAAGTTAAGGCAATGGGATCAATTAAGTGGAGCAAGAGTTGATTATTTATTAGCAAATTCTCGTTTTACAGCCAGAAGGATTGAGAAATATTGGAGACGTGAATCAACAGTCGTTCATCCCCCTGTTGAAGTTGATAGGTTTAGATTTGATGAAGATAGGGCGGATTACTATCTTTGTCTTTGCAGACTTGTCCCCAATAAGAAAGTTGATTTAGTTATCCGCGCATTCAATGTGCTTGGGCTCCCCTTGATAGTTGTTGGAGATGGGCCGGAAAGGGCACATTTAAATCGGATAGCAGGTCGGAATATCAAACTTTTAGGCTATCAACCAAAAGAGAGCGTAGAAAAATTGATGCAGAAATGTAGAGCCTACGTATATGCCGGCGTAGAGGACTTTGGAATAGCTCCTGTGGAAGCGATGGCCGCAGGTGCTCCTATAATTGCTCTAGGAAAAGGTGGTTTGCTTGATACAGTTAAATGTGCTAGCAAAGGGATTCAATCTGCAACTGGTGTCTTATTTAGAGATCAAACAGTAAGTTCTTTAATAGATGCAGTTACATGGTTTGAAGATAAAAAGATATGGGCTAAAATGAGTCCCGAATTTATAAATAGCTGGGCAAAAACATTTAGCCCTCAGAATTTTTATAATCGTTTTGAATTTGTTTTAAAGCAATCATGGGAAGATCACTTAAAAAAATGCTCTATTGCATCGGCTTATAATGATTACCCTAAGGATTGA
- a CDS encoding chlorophyll a/b-binding protein has protein sequence MVDHQEKGELQDKDVTKKNDPLPNAKWLDNDDKEVEKVFGFNENAELVNSRAAMIGFLMLVLTELAFAGKPVTTAIFGIN, from the coding sequence ATGGTTGATCATCAAGAGAAAGGCGAATTGCAGGACAAAGATGTGACTAAAAAAAACGACCCTTTGCCAAACGCAAAATGGTTAGATAATGATGATAAAGAAGTTGAGAAAGTTTTTGGGTTTAATGAGAATGCAGAACTAGTTAACTCTAGGGCTGCCATGATTGGATTCTTAATGCTAGTTTTGACAGAATTAGCATTTGCAGGTAAGCCTGTTACAACTGCAATTTTTGGTATTAATTGA
- the ftsZ gene encoding cell division protein FtsZ, which translates to MGMGNNQGSPIRTESIQPSQSARIEVIGVGGGGSNAVNRMILSDLQGVSYRVLNTDAQALLQSSAENRVQLGQTLTRGLGAGGNPSIGEKAAEESRAELQQSLEGADLVFIAAGMGGGTGTGAAPVVAEVAKQCGALTVAIVTKPFGFEGRRRMRQADEGIEKLTENVDTLIVIPNDRLKDAISGAPLQEAFKNADDVLRMGVKGITDIITCPGLVNVDFADVRSVMTEAGTSLLGIGIGSGRSRAAEAAQAAINSPLLEAGRIDGAKGCVVNITGGKDMTLEDMTSASEIIYDVVDPEANIIVGAVIDEALEGEVQVTVIATGFSGNQAYRNQKAGVKLSPQSLYRQKINKEPGASIPEFLRLRQLRRDPEN; encoded by the coding sequence ATGGGTATGGGAAACAATCAAGGTTCTCCAATTAGGACCGAAAGCATTCAACCGAGTCAAAGTGCCCGAATCGAGGTTATTGGGGTAGGCGGTGGAGGCAGTAATGCTGTTAACAGGATGATTCTTAGTGATCTTCAAGGTGTTTCTTATAGAGTTCTTAATACGGATGCACAAGCTTTGCTTCAATCATCAGCAGAAAACCGTGTTCAGCTTGGACAGACTCTTACCAGGGGATTAGGTGCAGGAGGCAACCCTAGTATTGGCGAAAAGGCTGCAGAAGAATCTAGAGCAGAGCTTCAACAATCATTGGAAGGTGCTGATTTAGTTTTTATAGCTGCTGGAATGGGGGGTGGAACAGGAACTGGTGCTGCTCCAGTAGTTGCTGAAGTCGCCAAACAATGCGGAGCCCTCACAGTTGCAATAGTTACTAAGCCTTTTGGATTTGAAGGTCGTAGAAGAATGCGTCAAGCAGATGAAGGTATAGAAAAACTTACAGAAAATGTAGATACTTTGATTGTCATACCTAATGATCGACTGAAAGACGCAATTTCAGGCGCCCCACTTCAAGAAGCATTTAAAAATGCAGATGATGTCTTGCGAATGGGGGTAAAAGGCATAACAGATATAATCACATGCCCTGGCCTTGTAAACGTAGACTTTGCAGATGTGCGCTCTGTCATGACTGAGGCGGGAACTTCTTTGTTGGGTATAGGAATCGGATCTGGGCGCTCAAGAGCTGCTGAGGCGGCTCAAGCGGCAATTAATAGCCCTTTGTTAGAAGCTGGACGTATAGATGGTGCTAAAGGTTGTGTGGTTAATATTACTGGAGGAAAAGATATGACGTTAGAAGACATGACCTCAGCATCAGAAATTATTTACGATGTAGTAGATCCTGAAGCAAATATTATTGTTGGCGCCGTTATTGATGAAGCTCTAGAAGGTGAAGTTCAAGTAACTGTTATAGCAACTGGATTTAGTGGTAATCAAGCGTATAGGAACCAAAAAGCAGGAGTCAAATTATCACCTCAATCGCTATATCGGCAAAAGATAAATAAGGAGCCAGGAGCAAGCATCCCTGAATTTTTACGACTCAGACAGCTTAGACGCGACCCTGAAAACTAA
- the ilvC gene encoding ketol-acid reductoisomerase: MAQLFYDSDADLNLLDNKTVAIIGYGSQGHAHALNLKDSGIEVVVGLYEGSRSASKATADGLEVLSVSEASAKADWIMILVPDEFQKDIYIKEIAPHLKPGKVLSFAHGFNIRFGLIDPPSFVDVVMIAPKGPGHTVRWEFQNGQGVPALFAIEQDASGIARGLAMAYAKGIGGTRAGILETNFKEETETDLFGEQAVLCGGLSALVKAGFETLVDAGYQPELAYFECLHEVKLIVDLMVKGGLTAMRDSISNTAEYGDYVSGPRLITSETKEEMRRILSDIQDGTFAKNFVEECEAGKPEMKRIRNEDASLPIEKVGKGLRAMFSWLKTD; encoded by the coding sequence ATGGCTCAACTCTTTTACGACTCAGACGCAGATCTCAATCTTCTTGACAACAAGACAGTGGCGATTATTGGTTATGGCTCACAAGGCCATGCTCATGCACTAAACCTTAAAGACAGTGGGATCGAAGTTGTTGTAGGCCTTTATGAGGGCAGCAGATCTGCAAGTAAGGCTACTGCAGATGGCTTGGAAGTGTTAAGTGTTTCCGAGGCATCAGCTAAAGCTGACTGGATAATGATTTTGGTCCCAGATGAATTTCAGAAAGATATATATATAAAAGAGATAGCTCCTCATCTAAAACCTGGAAAAGTCCTTAGTTTTGCGCATGGTTTTAATATTCGTTTTGGACTTATTGATCCTCCTTCTTTTGTAGATGTGGTAATGATTGCACCAAAAGGTCCAGGCCATACTGTTCGCTGGGAATTTCAGAATGGTCAAGGGGTCCCAGCGCTTTTTGCAATAGAACAAGATGCTTCAGGTATTGCTAGGGGGCTAGCAATGGCATATGCAAAAGGTATTGGCGGCACAAGGGCGGGGATTTTGGAAACTAATTTCAAAGAAGAAACTGAAACTGATTTATTTGGTGAGCAAGCAGTTCTTTGTGGCGGACTTTCTGCACTAGTAAAGGCTGGTTTTGAAACGCTTGTTGATGCTGGTTATCAACCTGAACTGGCTTATTTTGAATGTCTTCACGAAGTCAAGTTAATTGTTGATCTAATGGTTAAAGGTGGCTTGACTGCGATGCGTGATTCAATTTCAAATACTGCTGAATACGGAGACTATGTTAGTGGTCCAAGATTAATCACATCTGAGACAAAAGAAGAAATGAGGCGAATACTATCAGATATACAAGATGGAACTTTTGCTAAAAATTTCGTGGAAGAATGTGAAGCAGGGAAGCCCGAGATGAAAAGAATTCGAAATGAAGATGCATCTTTACCAATAGAAAAAGTTGGGAAAGGCCTTAGGGCAATGTTTAGTTGGCTAAAAACTGACTGA
- a CDS encoding ATP-dependent Clp protease proteolytic subunit, with protein sequence MPIGTPSVPYRLPGSQYERWVDIYTRLAVERILFLGSEVNDGIANNLVAQMLYLDSEDSSKPIYLYINSPGGSISAGNAIYDTMKYVKSDVVTICVGLAASMGAFLLLAGTKGKRLALPHSRIMIHQPLGGTSQRQASDIEIEAKEIIRMKADLNKRMAEITGQSFEKIERDTDRDYFLSAKEAKEYGLIDKVIAHPSEA encoded by the coding sequence ATGCCAATAGGAACTCCAAGCGTGCCCTACCGTCTTCCAGGAAGTCAATACGAGAGATGGGTAGATATTTATACAAGGCTTGCGGTTGAGCGCATTTTATTTCTTGGTTCAGAAGTCAATGATGGGATTGCTAATAATCTTGTTGCACAAATGTTGTATCTAGATTCGGAAGATAGTAGCAAGCCTATTTATTTATACATAAATAGCCCAGGAGGTTCGATTAGTGCTGGAAATGCTATCTATGACACTATGAAATATGTCAAGAGTGATGTAGTTACAATTTGCGTTGGTCTTGCTGCTTCAATGGGCGCATTTTTGTTGTTAGCGGGTACAAAGGGCAAGCGTTTAGCCTTGCCACATAGTCGAATTATGATTCACCAGCCATTAGGTGGAACCAGTCAAAGGCAAGCAAGCGATATAGAAATAGAAGCAAAAGAGATTATTCGTATGAAAGCAGATTTGAACAAAAGGATGGCTGAAATCACTGGCCAATCATTTGAGAAAATCGAAAGGGATACCGATAGAGACTATTTCTTAAGTGCAAAAGAAGCAAAAGAGTATGGACTTATTGATAAAGTGATTGCTCATCCTAGTGAGGCTTAA
- a CDS encoding HU family DNA-binding protein: protein MLQHTYPMNKADLVNLVAARTELTKTDVALVVDAAIETIVDSVVEGKKVSILGFGSFEPRDRSARQGLNPKTGEKIKIPAKRVPAFTAGKLFKDRVQG, encoded by the coding sequence CTGCTACAACACACTTATCCAATGAACAAAGCAGACTTAGTTAATTTGGTTGCAGCTCGTACAGAGCTAACTAAGACAGACGTGGCACTTGTTGTCGATGCTGCCATAGAAACAATTGTTGACTCAGTCGTGGAAGGCAAAAAAGTCTCCATACTAGGGTTTGGCTCATTTGAGCCTCGTGATCGTTCTGCCCGTCAAGGATTAAATCCCAAGACAGGTGAGAAAATCAAAATACCAGCCAAGCGCGTTCCTGCCTTTACAGCTGGAAAGCTCTTCAAGGATCGTGTTCAGGGCTGA